A window of Garra rufa chromosome 16, GarRuf1.0, whole genome shotgun sequence contains these coding sequences:
- the apln gene encoding apelin, which yields MNVKILTLVIVLVVSLLCSASAGPMASTEHSKELEEVGSMRTPLRQNPARAGRSQRPSGWRRRRPRPRLSHKGPMPF from the exons ATGAATGTGAAGATCTTGACGCTGGTGATTGTGCTGGTGGTTTCTCTGCTGTGTTCAGCCAGTGCTG GTCCAATGGCCTCCACTGAGCATAGCAAAGAGCTAGAGGAGGTGGGCAGCATGAGGACTCCTTTGCGGCAGAATCCCGCTCGAGCCGGCCGGAGCCAAAGACCTTCTGGCTGGAGGAGGAGACGCCCTCGACCCCGCCTCTCCCATAAGGGGCCCATGCCATTTTAG